Proteins encoded in a region of the Pseudomonas sp. GOM7 genome:
- a CDS encoding pilin, whose translation MKAQMQKGFTLIELMIVVAIIGILAAVALPAYQDYTARAKVSEVVLAASQCRTTITEASQTGFAATPAAANSFGCGENATGPVSQYVATIQTTATGIIQVAARNISQLGTNVNLELRPFSDANGTTAMAAAGYNRASLTPILAWQCAAAATNGIETKYLPASCR comes from the coding sequence ATGAAAGCTCAAATGCAAAAAGGTTTTACCCTCATCGAATTGATGATCGTGGTTGCAATTATCGGTATCCTGGCCGCCGTTGCTCTGCCGGCTTATCAGGATTACACCGCTCGTGCTAAGGTGTCTGAAGTAGTTCTGGCTGCTTCTCAGTGCCGTACTACCATTACTGAGGCTTCTCAGACTGGCTTTGCTGCAACCCCAGCGGCTGCTAATAGCTTTGGCTGCGGAGAGAATGCTACTGGCCCAGTTTCTCAATATGTGGCTACCATTCAAACGACTGCCACTGGTATCATTCAGGTCGCAGCGCGTAATATTTCCCAGTTGGGTACCAATGTGAACCTGGAGTTGCGTCCGTTCAGCGATGCTAACGGCACAACTGCCATGGCTGCAGCTGGCTATAACCGCGCTTCTCTTACCCCCATTCTCGCTTGGCAGTGCGCTGCTGCTGCCACTAACGGCATTGAGACTAAGTACTTGCCGGCTAGCTGCCGTTAA
- the tfpZ gene encoding TfpX/TfpZ family type IV pilin accessory protein, with amino-acid sequence MGLRLKAFSLHLGLSGVIALLALFVVFKLWYPNPLHAAVGVTHVFLLLLLVDVILGPLLTLLVFKERKKTLVFDLSVIAVLQLSALSYGLWTVAEGRPAWLVFNTDRFDLVRVLDIDARKLDQAAPEFRQPSWLGPRWVAATPPDDSAARNELIFESVQGGSDVPQRPELYLSLADSSKRIKERLYPLSELQRFNSADEIQSAISQWPEADAWLPLMAGTPMVVLLRKETAEVVAVVDLRPWL; translated from the coding sequence ATGGGGTTACGTCTAAAAGCATTCTCTCTACATCTCGGCTTGTCCGGCGTTATTGCTCTGTTGGCGCTCTTTGTTGTGTTTAAACTCTGGTACCCGAATCCGTTACATGCGGCTGTAGGTGTGACCCATGTTTTCTTATTGTTATTGTTGGTCGATGTGATTCTTGGGCCGTTATTGACCTTGTTGGTGTTCAAGGAGCGTAAAAAAACACTGGTGTTCGATCTGAGTGTGATCGCTGTGCTGCAATTGTCGGCTCTTAGCTACGGGTTGTGGACTGTCGCTGAAGGGCGGCCCGCCTGGCTGGTGTTCAATACTGATCGTTTCGATCTGGTGCGAGTGTTGGATATCGATGCGCGTAAGCTGGATCAGGCAGCCCCCGAGTTCCGTCAGCCCTCCTGGCTTGGCCCGCGCTGGGTGGCAGCTACGCCGCCAGACGATAGCGCCGCGCGCAATGAGTTGATATTCGAGTCAGTGCAGGGTGGTAGTGACGTGCCACAGCGCCCTGAGCTTTACCTGTCGCTGGCCGATAGCAGTAAACGGATAAAAGAACGTTTGTACCCTTTGTCTGAGTTGCAGAGGTTCAACTCGGCGGACGAGATACAGTCGGCTATCAGTCAATGGCCTGAAGCTGACGCCTGGCTGCCCTTGATGGCGGGTACACCGATGGTGGTGTTATTGCGTAAGGAGACCGCCGAGGTCGTTGCGGTGGTGGACTTGCGGCCGTGGCTGTAG
- the nadC gene encoding carboxylating nicotinate-nucleotide diphosphorylase — MPNLTLADLGSEIEANVRRALAEDIGSGDITAQLIPAERLASARVITREAAVICGTAWVDAVFRQLDPRVAVHWQVQDGDRVNPEQTLFSLEGPARALLSGERSALNFLQTLSAVATRCRHYADLVDGTQVKLLDTRKTLPGLRLAQKYAVTCGGCHNHRIGLYDAFLIKENHIAACGGIAQAIGSAQQIAPGKPVEVEVESLEELREALEAGADIIMLDELSLDDMREAVRLNAGRAKLEASGGINDSTLRTIAETGVDYISLGTLTKDVQAVDLSMRLAL, encoded by the coding sequence ATGCCCAATCTGACCCTCGCCGACCTCGGCAGCGAAATCGAAGCCAATGTCCGCCGCGCCCTGGCCGAAGACATCGGTAGCGGTGACATCACCGCGCAATTGATTCCCGCCGAACGCCTGGCCAGCGCCCGCGTCATCACCCGCGAAGCGGCGGTGATCTGCGGCACTGCCTGGGTCGACGCCGTGTTCCGCCAGCTCGACCCGCGCGTAGCGGTGCACTGGCAGGTGCAGGACGGCGACCGGGTCAACCCCGAGCAGACCCTGTTCAGCCTCGAAGGCCCGGCGCGCGCCCTGCTCAGCGGCGAGCGTAGCGCCCTGAACTTCCTGCAGACCCTGTCGGCCGTGGCCACCCGCTGCCGCCACTACGCCGACCTGGTCGACGGCACTCAAGTGAAACTGCTGGACACCCGCAAGACCCTGCCCGGCCTGCGCCTGGCGCAAAAATACGCCGTCACCTGTGGTGGCTGCCACAACCACCGCATAGGCCTGTACGACGCCTTCCTGATCAAGGAAAACCACATCGCCGCCTGCGGCGGCATCGCCCAGGCCATAGGCAGCGCCCAGCAGATCGCTCCCGGCAAGCCGGTGGAAGTGGAAGTGGAAAGCCTGGAAGAACTGCGCGAGGCCCTGGAAGCCGGCGCCGATATCATCATGCTCGACGAACTGTCATTGGACGATATGCGCGAAGCCGTACGCCTGAACGCAGGCCGCGCCAAGCTGGAAGCCTCGGGCGGTATCAATGACAGCACCTTGCGCACCATCGCCGAGACGGGTGTGGACTATATCTCGCTGGGGACGTTGACCAAGGATGTGCAGGCGGTGGATTTGTCGATGCGGTTGGCGTTGTGA